In Amphiura filiformis chromosome 2, Afil_fr2py, whole genome shotgun sequence, one DNA window encodes the following:
- the LOC140145253 gene encoding craniofacial development protein 2-like encodes MDLQHVEQNDAATLNPIGRFDGLPKVKTKAGLAPSRPPISRAGVDKPLGTAALLSAKETIGIGTWNVRTLYQTGNLEILLNQIEKYKWEILGIAETHWIDSGEFISKGYKILCSGNDSVHRAGVAILLNKKAQNALLGYNPISARLLSARFQTQNGAMTVLQVYAPNTADSEEMVEEFYDLLQTTINKTPKNDILLVMGDLNAKVGCDCTQWENVIGNHGYGQRNDRGEKLLNFCAVNNLFITNTMFKQKKDSRQWTWESPDQKTHNKIDYIIISNRWKTSVTNARSFPSADVGSDHQLVITNIRLKFHAKKKPSYPKQYDIFRLKSPEHRKNYEVEIGGRFAPLLEQPDTDTETMWEGIKTAFNETSKKVLGYKKGHKEKPWISEEVIQLANERSRAKQEK; translated from the coding sequence ATGGATCTACAACATGTAGAACAGAATGACGCAGCAACCCTAAATCCAATTGGAAGATTTGATGGTCTTCCCAAAGTTAAGACCAAAGCGGGATTAGCACCAAGTCGACCCCCAATTAGCCGGGCTGGTGTTGATAAACCATTGGGAACGGCGGCACTACTATCTGCCAAAGAAACTATAGGTATTGGAACATGGAATGTTCGAACTTTGTACCAGACTGGCAACTTAGAAATTCTATTGAATCAGATAGAGAAGTACAAATGGGAAATACTGGGAATCGCCGAAACTCACTGGATTGATTCTGGAGAATTCATTTCAAAAGGATACAAAATTTTGTGCTCCGGAAACGACTCCGTACATCGTGCCGGAGTTGCAATTCTACTTAACAAGAAGGCACAAAATGCCCTCTTAGGGTACAACCCAATTTCTGCAAGACTCTTATCAGCTAGATTCCAGACCCAAAATGGCGCCATGACTGTATTACAGGTTTATGCACCCAATACAGCTGACTCAGAAGAGATGGTAGAAGAATTCTACGACCTTCTACAAACTACTATCAATAAGACTCCAAAAAATGACATCCTACTGGTTATGGGAGACCTAAACGCAAAAGTTGGATGTGATTGCACACAATGGGAGAACGTTATAGGAAACCATGGTTATGGGCAAAGGAACGACAGAGGAGAAAAGCTGCTCAACTTCTGTGCAGTAAACAACCTTTTTATAACCAACACAATGTTCAAACAGAAGAAGGACAGCCGACAGTGGACATGGGAGTCGCCAGACCAAAAGACCCACAACAAAATAGACTACATTATTATCAGCAACCGGTGGAAGACCTCTGTAACCAATGCGAGGAGCTTCCCTAGCGCAGATGTAGGATCAGATCATCAACTCGTGATAACAAATATACGCTTGAAATTCCATGCCAAAAAGAAACCAAGCTACCCGAAACAATATGATATCTTCAGGCTAAAAAGCCCAGAACACAGGAAAAACTATGAGGTGGAAATAGGGGGTAGATTTGCCCCACTGCTGGAGCAACCAGACACAGATACTGAAACTATGTGGGAAGGAATCAAGACAGCATTCAACGAAACATCCAAGAAAGTCCTTGGATACAAAAAAGGACACAAAGAAAAGCCATGGATTAGCGAGGAAGTCATCCAACTGGCAAATGAACGAAGTAGAGCAAAGCAAGAAAAATAA